The Geotalea uraniireducens Rf4 genome window below encodes:
- a CDS encoding ATP-binding protein: protein MIRKIVQIDQEKCDGCGLCVPSCAEGAIKIVNGKAELSADNLCDGLGACLGECPQNAINIIEREADEFDETAVETHLQESRQETVAAVQHHANHGGCPGSSAMSFASPQRSLNDEIPANHQSQLGQWPVQLSLVPTSAPYFQNADLLITADCVPFAYADYHRDFLAGKAVVIGCPKLDDNRFYTEKLTELFRVSSIKSITVLRMEVPCCGGIVMAARQALAAGGKDIPFREVTIGIRGEVF, encoded by the coding sequence ATGATCAGAAAAATCGTCCAGATCGACCAGGAAAAATGTGATGGTTGCGGTCTCTGTGTCCCCTCGTGTGCCGAAGGGGCAATAAAAATCGTCAACGGCAAGGCGGAGTTGTCCGCCGATAACCTGTGCGACGGGCTGGGAGCGTGCCTCGGTGAATGTCCGCAGAACGCCATCAATATAATTGAGCGCGAGGCGGACGAATTTGACGAGACAGCTGTAGAGACGCACTTGCAGGAGAGCCGGCAGGAAACGGTCGCGGCAGTGCAGCATCATGCGAATCACGGCGGTTGCCCCGGCTCCAGTGCCATGTCCTTTGCGTCGCCGCAACGAAGTTTGAATGATGAAATACCGGCAAACCACCAGAGTCAGCTCGGTCAGTGGCCGGTACAGTTGAGCCTTGTGCCGACCAGTGCCCCTTATTTTCAGAATGCCGACCTGCTGATCACCGCTGATTGCGTCCCGTTCGCCTATGCTGATTATCACCGGGATTTCCTGGCGGGAAAGGCGGTGGTCATCGGTTGTCCGAAACTTGACGATAATCGGTTCTACACGGAAAAACTGACGGAACTGTTTCGCGTATCCTCCATCAAGAGCATAACGGTGCTGCGCATGGAAGTCCCCTGTTGCGGCGGAATAGTCATGGCTGCCCGCCAGGCCCTGGCTGCCGGCGGCAAGGATATTCCGTTCAGGGAGGTTACCATCGGCATTCGCGGGGAAGTATTTTAG
- the purT gene encoding formate-dependent phosphoribosylglycinamide formyltransferase, giving the protein MIGTPLKNNATRIMLLGSGELGKEVVIEAQRLGVEVIAVDRYPNAPAMQVAHRSHVVNMLDREELSRVIRLERPDYIVPEIEAINTPYLLELEKEGFAVIPTARATNLTMNREGIRRLAAEELGLPTAQYLFATSMEEFSAGVERIGLPCVVKPIMSSSGKGQSVVRDAADLERAWTYAMEGARGASDKVIIEEFIPFDYEITLLTVRYSDGTRFCPPIGHVQIKGDYHESWQPMAMTPQVLAEAERQAKAVTDALGGFGIFGVELFIKGDRVWFSEVSPRPHDTGMVTMVSQNMSEFELHVRAILGLPVPEVVNLAPAASHVILADATVAEVAFDGLAEALSVPDTKLRLFGKPDARPGRRMGVALSLGTDTDEARKRAEQAAHAVKIVTV; this is encoded by the coding sequence ATGATTGGGACCCCTCTGAAGAATAATGCTACACGTATTATGCTGCTCGGTTCCGGCGAGCTGGGGAAGGAAGTGGTCATAGAAGCCCAGCGGCTCGGTGTCGAGGTAATTGCCGTGGACCGCTACCCGAATGCGCCGGCCATGCAGGTGGCCCACCGAAGCCATGTGGTCAACATGCTCGATCGGGAAGAACTTTCGCGGGTGATCCGCCTGGAGCGTCCCGATTACATCGTGCCTGAGATCGAGGCGATCAATACGCCATACCTGCTGGAGCTGGAAAAGGAAGGTTTCGCCGTCATTCCCACGGCCCGCGCCACGAACCTGACCATGAACCGCGAAGGGATCAGGCGGCTTGCCGCCGAAGAGCTGGGGCTCCCTACGGCGCAATACCTTTTTGCCACTTCAATGGAAGAGTTCAGTGCCGGCGTGGAGCGCATCGGCCTTCCCTGCGTGGTGAAGCCGATCATGAGTTCTTCCGGCAAGGGTCAGAGCGTCGTGCGCGATGCAGCCGACCTGGAACGGGCCTGGACCTATGCCATGGAAGGGGCGCGGGGCGCGTCGGACAAGGTCATCATCGAGGAGTTCATCCCCTTTGACTACGAGATCACCCTGCTGACGGTGCGCTACAGCGACGGGACCCGTTTCTGCCCGCCTATCGGCCATGTGCAGATCAAGGGCGATTATCATGAATCGTGGCAGCCGATGGCAATGACCCCCCAGGTATTGGCGGAAGCCGAACGACAGGCCAAGGCGGTCACCGATGCCCTGGGGGGCTTCGGCATCTTCGGCGTCGAGCTGTTCATCAAGGGTGACCGGGTCTGGTTCAGCGAGGTTTCGCCCCGTCCCCACGACACCGGCATGGTGACCATGGTGTCCCAGAACATGTCGGAGTTCGAGCTCCATGTGCGAGCCATCCTCGGGCTGCCGGTGCCGGAAGTGGTCAACCTCGCCCCGGCCGCTTCCCACGTCATCCTGGCCGATGCGACCGTTGCGGAAGTTGCATTCGACGGTCTGGCCGAGGCGTTGTCGGTGCCTGACACCAAGCTTCGTCTGTTCGGCAAGCCGGATGCCCGTCCCGGCCGCCGCATGGGGGTGGCGCTATCCCTCGGGACGGATACGGACGAAGCGCGCAAGAGGGCGGAACAGGCTGCCCATGCGGTGAAAATAGTTACGGTCTGA
- a CDS encoding nitrous oxide-stimulated promoter family protein, with protein sequence MEQFTGKQTKDLKVLISFVQIFCRSKHGKEVARTAVGLPGELRSRFMKDVCLCGECAALVDYALEKRRKCPLDPKPSCKHCQIHCYSKGYRGKIRQVMAFSGKRLILRGRLDLLWHYFF encoded by the coding sequence ATGGAACAATTTACCGGAAAACAGACAAAGGATCTGAAGGTGCTGATAAGCTTCGTGCAGATATTCTGCCGGTCAAAGCACGGAAAAGAGGTGGCCAGGACAGCAGTCGGGCTTCCCGGGGAACTCAGGTCGCGGTTCATGAAAGATGTATGCCTCTGTGGAGAGTGTGCTGCGCTTGTGGACTATGCCCTGGAGAAACGGCGCAAATGTCCGCTCGACCCGAAACCGTCCTGCAAGCATTGCCAGATTCATTGCTACAGCAAGGGATACCGGGGGAAAATCCGTCAAGTCATGGCTTTTTCAGGCAAACGCCTGATCCTTCGGGGGAGGCTGGACTTGTTGTGGCACTATTTCTTCTAG
- a CDS encoding peroxiredoxin gives MSICTLVTQEAPDFTAEAAMPDNSFAEIKLSNYRGKYVVLFFYPLDFTFVCPSEILAFNKRLGDFKAKNCEVIGVSVDSKFTHLAWKNTPVENGGIGNIQYPLVQDLNKAIARSYGILFNESVALRGLFLIDPHGKVRHAVINDLPLGRSVNEALRMVDALQFVETHGGEVCPANWQEGEEAMKASTEGVAAYLAKHGK, from the coding sequence ATGAGCATTTGTACTCTTGTTACCCAGGAAGCCCCTGATTTTACCGCTGAAGCGGCTATGCCGGACAACAGTTTTGCCGAGATCAAGCTCTCCAACTACCGTGGCAAGTATGTGGTCCTGTTTTTCTATCCCCTTGATTTCACCTTTGTCTGCCCGTCCGAGATCCTTGCTTTCAATAAGCGTCTGGGGGATTTCAAGGCAAAGAACTGCGAGGTGATAGGCGTTTCCGTCGACTCGAAATTTACCCATCTCGCCTGGAAGAACACGCCGGTCGAAAACGGCGGCATCGGCAATATCCAGTACCCGCTGGTGCAGGACCTGAACAAGGCGATTGCCAGGTCCTACGGCATTCTCTTTAACGAGTCGGTGGCCCTGCGCGGCCTGTTCCTCATCGACCCCCACGGCAAGGTGCGCCACGCAGTCATCAATGACCTGCCACTCGGACGGAGCGTCAACGAGGCACTGCGCATGGTTGATGCGCTCCAGTTTGTCGAAACCCATGGCGGTGAAGTCTGTCCGGCCAACTGGCAGGAAGGGGAAGAGGCGATGAAAGCCTCGACGGAAGGTGTGGCGGCCTACCTGGCAAAGCACGGCAAGTAA
- a CDS encoding exosortase system-associated protein, TIGR04073 family codes for MRIFAVILPLVLLCLFTIPSFAQEAQQSEAIAEKMAFKLVRGVTNVTTGIAEIPKQSYLTIRDRGNIGYVVGPIKGFGMAIYRTLMGAVETVFFLVPQPGYYDPIIDPEYVWNGWEEKRVESRKAKEPESGVKKGE; via the coding sequence ATGCGGATATTTGCTGTCATTTTACCCCTTGTACTACTTTGCCTTTTCACCATTCCCTCGTTTGCCCAGGAAGCTCAGCAGTCCGAAGCCATTGCCGAAAAGATGGCGTTCAAGCTCGTGCGTGGTGTCACCAATGTGACAACCGGTATTGCTGAAATCCCAAAGCAGTCTTACCTGACAATCCGTGACCGGGGGAATATTGGTTATGTGGTCGGGCCGATCAAGGGGTTTGGCATGGCTATCTACCGGACGCTGATGGGCGCCGTCGAAACGGTATTTTTCTTGGTGCCGCAGCCCGGTTACTACGACCCGATAATCGACCCGGAATATGTCTGGAATGGCTGGGAAGAAAAACGGGTAGAATCGCGCAAGGCGAAAGAGCCTGAATCGGGCGTTAAAAAGGGAGAGTAG
- a CDS encoding Rieske (2Fe-2S) protein encodes MIFAAKVSEVPPWGKKVVSINGQEILLVNAKGIIYACETECPHQGAPLSGALVKDAEHLSCQRHGYRFNLKTGACADFPEYTLKVYPVQVQGDDIMVDLG; translated from the coding sequence ATGATATTTGCCGCGAAGGTTTCCGAGGTTCCACCCTGGGGGAAAAAGGTCGTCAGCATCAACGGCCAGGAGATATTGCTGGTCAACGCCAAAGGGATAATCTATGCCTGCGAGACCGAATGCCCCCACCAGGGCGCACCCCTTTCCGGCGCACTGGTAAAGGATGCGGAACACCTCTCCTGCCAGCGGCACGGCTATCGATTCAATCTTAAGACCGGCGCCTGCGCGGATTTTCCGGAATATACCCTGAAGGTCTATCCGGTACAGGTTCAGGGTGACGATATTATGGTGGACCTCGGTTAA
- a CDS encoding TIGR03960 family B12-binding radical SAM protein has product MQNDYLLSVEKPARYMGGEMGAIVKERADVRFVLAFPDVYEVGMSHLGFRILYAILNEIDWLAAERVYAPWPDMEALHRSNGISLATLESSVPLSRVDILGFTLQYELSYTNILNMLELAGIPLLASERGEGFPLVIGGGPCACNPEPLADFFDAFLLGDGEEAVTEIAVVYREWKRVKSTKEELLERLAKIDGVYIPSFFSVDYDASGRIETLRPLKPGYVKVRRRIAADLNGIDYPGAPVVPFLKTVHDRVSMEVARGCTRGCRFCQAGYIYRPVRERTPEQILAKIEETLRNTGYDEVSLLSLSTGDYGCLTPLLKELMERYAKERIAVSLPSLRVGSLTPEIVEEIKKVRKTGFTLAPEAGSERLRQVINKGITETDLLNTAFEVYSAGWRLIKLYFMIGLPTETMDDVLGIAELAKQVKFQGKRTGAGGEVNVAVSSFVPKPHTPFQWEPQISYEEILEKQQFLRLELKKRKLNFKWQDAPLSVMEGVFARGDRRLGRVLIEARRLGCRFDGWGEHFSFSRWQQAFAATAIDPLFYHRRRDLEEVLPWDHLESGVSREFLRSELEKSAVSSYTPDCRSGVCSGCGVCDFEMIRMRLNGAEETCGGAPVTESGQPVEAERIRLRFQKIGRMRFLSHLEMLNLFIRAIGRARVPIRYSQGFHPHPKFSFATALSVGVESWAEYMDMELNAGFGAERLKEALNQVLPEGVRVLESHAIMLNSESLSVIMESVRYRVILPPGAGQDLPGQVERFLALDTYPHRREKKGKVVAFDLRHETVSLTASADCLEMEVRRGKPLEFVAAVTGLPADALAGAKIEKLEVNFRSGEGRTVAGAD; this is encoded by the coding sequence TTGCAAAACGATTATTTGCTGTCAGTTGAAAAGCCAGCTCGCTACATGGGCGGGGAAATGGGGGCGATAGTCAAGGAGCGGGCCGATGTGCGGTTTGTCCTGGCGTTCCCGGATGTATATGAAGTCGGCATGAGTCACCTGGGTTTCAGGATACTCTATGCTATTCTGAACGAAATCGATTGGCTGGCTGCTGAGCGTGTTTACGCCCCCTGGCCTGACATGGAAGCCCTGCATCGCAGCAACGGCATATCCCTTGCCACCCTGGAAAGTTCAGTCCCTCTTTCCCGGGTGGACATCCTCGGTTTTACCCTCCAGTATGAACTTTCCTACACCAATATCCTCAACATGCTGGAATTGGCCGGCATTCCTCTCCTGGCCTCGGAACGGGGCGAAGGATTCCCACTCGTCATTGGCGGCGGCCCCTGTGCATGCAACCCGGAGCCGTTGGCCGATTTTTTCGATGCCTTCCTCCTGGGAGACGGAGAAGAAGCGGTAACGGAAATTGCAGTCGTTTACCGCGAATGGAAACGTGTTAAGTCCACGAAGGAGGAACTCCTTGAGCGGCTGGCAAAGATTGACGGGGTCTATATTCCGTCTTTTTTCTCTGTTGACTATGACGCGTCCGGGCGGATCGAGACGCTCAGGCCGCTCAAGCCGGGCTATGTAAAGGTCAGGAGGCGGATCGCCGCTGACCTGAATGGGATTGACTACCCGGGCGCTCCGGTTGTTCCCTTCCTGAAGACGGTTCACGACCGGGTGAGCATGGAGGTAGCCCGCGGCTGTACCCGCGGCTGCCGCTTCTGCCAGGCGGGGTATATTTACCGTCCAGTGCGCGAACGGACGCCGGAGCAGATTCTGGCCAAGATCGAGGAGACCCTGCGTAACACCGGTTACGATGAAGTATCGCTTCTTTCCCTTTCAACCGGAGATTACGGCTGCCTTACTCCGCTGCTCAAGGAACTCATGGAGCGGTATGCCAAGGAGCGTATTGCCGTTTCTTTGCCATCCCTGCGGGTGGGGAGCCTCACCCCGGAGATCGTGGAGGAGATAAAGAAGGTCAGGAAGACCGGCTTTACCCTTGCCCCTGAAGCCGGCAGCGAGCGGCTGCGCCAGGTTATCAATAAGGGGATAACCGAGACGGACCTGCTGAATACCGCTTTTGAGGTCTACAGTGCCGGCTGGCGGCTGATCAAGCTCTATTTCATGATCGGTCTGCCGACGGAAACCATGGATGATGTGCTTGGCATTGCTGAACTGGCCAAACAGGTTAAATTCCAGGGGAAGCGGACCGGCGCCGGCGGTGAGGTCAATGTGGCGGTCAGCAGCTTTGTGCCGAAGCCCCATACGCCATTCCAATGGGAACCGCAGATCAGTTACGAGGAAATTCTCGAAAAGCAGCAGTTTCTGCGCCTGGAGCTGAAAAAGCGCAAGCTGAATTTCAAGTGGCAGGATGCCCCCTTGTCCGTAATGGAGGGGGTCTTTGCACGTGGTGACCGGCGACTCGGTCGGGTGCTGATCGAAGCACGACGGCTGGGGTGCCGTTTCGACGGCTGGGGCGAGCATTTCAGCTTTTCCAGGTGGCAGCAGGCATTTGCCGCAACGGCCATTGATCCGCTCTTCTATCATCGCCGTCGTGACCTTGAGGAGGTTCTTCCCTGGGACCACCTTGAGAGCGGCGTCAGCAGGGAGTTTCTCCGTTCGGAGTTGGAGAAGTCTGCTGTCAGCTCCTATACGCCGGACTGCCGCAGCGGTGTCTGCTCGGGATGCGGCGTCTGCGATTTTGAAATGATACGGATGAGGCTCAATGGGGCCGAAGAGACCTGTGGTGGCGCACCCGTGACGGAATCAGGGCAGCCGGTGGAGGCGGAGCGCATCCGGCTCCGGTTTCAGAAAATCGGCCGGATGCGCTTCCTGAGCCACCTGGAGATGCTCAACCTGTTCATCAGGGCTATCGGCAGAGCCCGGGTACCGATCCGCTATTCCCAGGGGTTTCATCCCCACCCCAAATTTTCCTTTGCCACGGCGCTGTCGGTAGGCGTGGAATCGTGGGCCGAATACATGGATATGGAGTTGAACGCAGGTTTCGGCGCGGAGAGGCTGAAGGAGGCGCTCAACCAGGTGCTGCCCGAAGGTGTGCGTGTCCTTGAGTCCCATGCAATAATGTTGAACAGTGAATCACTATCGGTTATCATGGAAAGCGTGCGTTATCGCGTCATTCTGCCGCCCGGTGCGGGGCAGGATCTCCCCGGCCAGGTGGAGCGCTTCCTTGCCCTTGACACATACCCCCATCGCCGGGAAAAGAAGGGTAAGGTCGTGGCTTTCGACTTGCGACATGAAACGGTTAGCCTTACCGCTTCAGCTGACTGCCTGGAGATGGAGGTCCGGCGCGGCAAACCGTTGGAATTTGTTGCAGCCGTCACCGGTCTGCCGGCTGATGCGCTCGCCGGTGCGAAAATCGAGAAGCTTGAAGTCAATTTCAGAAGCGGCGAAGGGCGAACTGTTGCCGGCGCCGATTGA
- the rng gene encoding ribonuclease G, translating into MGNELVINTTSHETRIALIENGTIAELYIERSRVKGIVGNIYKGRVIRVLPGMQAAFVDIGLEKAAFLYVADVFDAMDEYESFMDGNGKKDEPAEGEEPVIHPLHPIEELLQEGQELLVQISKEPIGTKGARITAHISLPGRHLVYMPTVDHVGISRRIEDEAERERLKEIVDRIKPPGGGFIVRTVSEGKSEEDLVSDLHYLTKLWDEVVKRKDKASAPSLIHSDLDVTQKVVRDILTESVERIVVDFKPEYDRIVQFISTFMPKMKYSIELYDEEEPIFDHFGLEVEISRALGRKVWLKSGGYIIIEQTEALTAIDVNTGRFVGKHNLEDTILKTNLEAVKEIAYQLRLRNLGGIIIIDFIDMEKEVNREKVFTALEEAVKSDKSKTNILKISELGLVEMTRKRVRESIGRMMCEPCPYCEGRGYVKSKTTVCHEIFRELRREMLDIRGSKIMLTVHPQVADLLYDEERRGLEELEKNFKKRITVRAKPGFHQEQFEIAIS; encoded by the coding sequence ATGGGTAACGAACTGGTCATCAACACCACGTCCCACGAAACCCGCATCGCCCTTATCGAGAACGGCACCATTGCCGAACTCTATATTGAGCGGAGCCGGGTCAAGGGGATCGTGGGCAACATTTACAAGGGTCGGGTCATCAGGGTTCTGCCGGGGATGCAGGCCGCCTTTGTCGACATCGGCCTGGAGAAAGCGGCTTTCCTCTACGTTGCCGACGTCTTTGACGCCATGGATGAGTATGAATCGTTCATGGATGGCAACGGTAAGAAAGACGAGCCGGCAGAGGGGGAAGAGCCGGTGATTCACCCCCTCCATCCCATTGAGGAACTCCTCCAGGAAGGCCAGGAACTCCTGGTGCAGATCTCGAAAGAGCCGATCGGCACCAAGGGCGCCCGCATCACCGCCCATATCTCCCTACCCGGCAGGCACCTGGTATATATGCCGACCGTCGACCATGTGGGTATTTCCCGCCGCATCGAGGATGAAGCGGAGCGGGAGCGCCTCAAGGAGATCGTTGACCGGATCAAGCCGCCAGGCGGTGGCTTCATCGTCCGTACCGTCTCGGAAGGGAAAAGCGAGGAAGATCTTGTTTCCGACCTCCATTACCTGACCAAGCTCTGGGATGAGGTGGTGAAGCGCAAGGATAAGGCCAGCGCCCCGAGCCTGATCCATTCCGACCTGGATGTCACCCAGAAGGTGGTGCGGGACATCCTCACCGAGTCGGTGGAGCGGATCGTCGTCGACTTCAAGCCGGAATACGACAGGATTGTCCAGTTCATCAGCACCTTCATGCCGAAAATGAAGTACTCCATTGAGCTCTACGACGAGGAGGAGCCGATCTTCGACCACTTCGGCCTTGAAGTGGAGATCAGCCGGGCGCTGGGGCGCAAGGTCTGGCTCAAATCGGGCGGTTACATCATCATCGAGCAGACCGAGGCGCTCACCGCCATCGACGTCAACACCGGCCGTTTCGTCGGCAAGCACAACCTGGAAGACACCATCCTCAAGACCAACCTGGAGGCGGTGAAGGAGATCGCCTATCAGTTGCGGCTGCGGAACCTGGGCGGCATTATCATCATCGACTTCATCGACATGGAGAAAGAGGTCAATCGGGAAAAGGTCTTTACCGCCCTCGAAGAGGCGGTCAAGTCGGACAAGTCCAAGACCAACATCCTGAAGATATCCGAGCTCGGCCTGGTGGAGATGACGAGAAAACGGGTCAGGGAGAGCATCGGCCGGATGATGTGCGAGCCGTGTCCGTACTGCGAAGGGCGGGGATACGTCAAGTCGAAGACCACGGTCTGTCACGAAATATTCCGCGAGCTGCGACGGGAGATGCTCGACATCCGCGGCAGCAAGATCATGCTCACGGTCCATCCCCAGGTCGCCGACCTCCTCTACGACGAGGAACGGCGCGGACTTGAGGAGCTGGAAAAGAATTTCAAGAAACGGATCACGGTCCGGGCCAAGCCGGGCTTTCACCAGGAGCAGTTCGAGATCGCCATCAGTTAG
- a CDS encoding DNA polymerase domain-containing protein — MDELHLGDNEILFGADKTEGIVAAELAGRFIRLFIRRKNGVFFRDDPFHPFILVEQPALLAGFPGGHTIKSLTGSGEYKYMAEFGSWRDCMAARDFLAKKSGKTPSSRDVPYLYLSDPVHQHLLKSGKTLFKGTDFTSIGRLALDIETYCAEGFEFSNPQREEDRIISIAVMDENGYAEVLNGHDMTEATMLERLSEIIRERDPDVIEGHNIFRFDLEYIRVRAERHRVGLCWGRDGSEPRVHPSRFSIAERTIDYPRWDIFGRHIIDTYFLLLIYDISAREMESYGLKAAARHFGLAAPDRVYIEGNQISRRFDTDPDSLARYNLDDVRETLALSRLLSHSYFLQTSMFPYSYQNCLIRGNATKINALFLREYLRQGVAIPKSGAGGSFEGGYTDVLEYGVVGPIVHCDVASLYPSILISYQLTPAHDSLSLFLPLLKELREFRLTAKRLARTGADPFRRDYYQALQQAFKVLINSFYGYLGSPLHNFSDVALAAEVTRLGRETIKTMLAWLLERGAQPVEVDTDGIYFIPPSVVATAEKEELLVRELSQSLPGGIEVELDGRYRAMFSYKIKNYALLGYDGKMTVKGSGLRSRGIEKYLRAFMEEIIRLLLAGEGAKVEAVYRDYTQKLRDHEFGISWLAKSETLGESLAVYREKVRAGKRNPAAAYEIATKSPREFRAGDQISYYISGRRKGVTAYENCRPIADYDPAHPDENTDYYMDKLKQLHKKFARFLPGEKLLFD; from the coding sequence ATGGATGAGCTGCATCTGGGTGATAACGAGATCCTGTTCGGTGCAGACAAGACCGAAGGTATTGTGGCGGCGGAACTTGCCGGGCGCTTCATCCGTCTCTTCATCCGCCGCAAAAACGGGGTTTTCTTTCGTGACGACCCTTTTCATCCCTTCATTCTCGTCGAACAGCCGGCTCTCCTTGCCGGGTTTCCCGGCGGTCACACGATTAAATCTCTGACCGGCAGCGGCGAGTACAAATACATGGCGGAATTCGGCAGCTGGCGCGACTGCATGGCTGCCCGGGACTTTCTTGCGAAAAAGAGCGGCAAAACGCCATCATCCCGTGATGTTCCCTACCTCTATCTGTCGGATCCGGTTCATCAGCACCTGTTGAAAAGCGGCAAGACCCTGTTCAAGGGGACTGATTTCACTAGCATCGGCCGGCTGGCCCTTGATATCGAGACCTACTGCGCCGAGGGGTTTGAATTTTCCAACCCGCAGCGGGAGGAAGACCGGATCATCTCCATTGCCGTAATGGATGAAAACGGCTATGCGGAAGTACTGAACGGTCACGACATGACGGAAGCGACCATGCTGGAAAGGCTTTCAGAGATAATCCGGGAACGGGACCCGGATGTCATCGAAGGGCACAACATCTTCCGCTTCGATCTGGAGTACATCCGGGTGCGGGCGGAACGCCACCGGGTCGGTCTCTGCTGGGGGAGGGACGGCAGCGAGCCGCGTGTCCACCCGTCCCGCTTCTCCATTGCCGAACGAACCATCGATTATCCACGCTGGGACATCTTCGGCCGCCACATCATCGACACCTATTTCCTCCTTCTCATCTATGACATCAGTGCCAGGGAGATGGAGAGCTATGGGCTGAAAGCCGCTGCCCGCCATTTCGGCCTTGCCGCGCCGGACCGCGTCTACATCGAGGGGAATCAAATCAGCCGCCGTTTTGACACCGACCCCGATTCTCTGGCGCGGTATAACCTGGACGACGTCCGGGAAACCCTCGCTCTTTCCCGCCTCCTCTCCCACTCCTATTTTCTCCAGACCAGCATGTTCCCCTATTCGTATCAGAACTGCCTGATTCGGGGGAACGCCACAAAAATAAATGCCCTGTTCCTCAGGGAATACCTGCGGCAGGGGGTAGCGATCCCGAAGTCAGGTGCAGGCGGCAGCTTCGAGGGGGGGTATACCGATGTGCTCGAGTACGGGGTGGTCGGTCCCATCGTCCATTGCGACGTGGCTTCCCTCTACCCGTCGATCCTTATCTCTTATCAGCTTACGCCTGCCCACGATAGCCTGTCCCTGTTTCTTCCTTTATTGAAGGAGTTGCGCGAGTTCAGGTTGACGGCCAAGCGGCTGGCCAGGACAGGGGCAGATCCATTTCGGCGCGACTATTACCAGGCGCTGCAGCAGGCCTTCAAGGTCCTGATAAACTCTTTTTACGGCTACCTCGGCTCTCCGCTGCACAATTTCTCCGATGTCGCCCTCGCAGCCGAAGTGACCAGGCTGGGACGGGAGACTATCAAGACCATGCTTGCCTGGCTGCTTGAACGGGGTGCGCAACCCGTGGAGGTGGATACGGACGGCATATATTTCATCCCCCCCTCCGTCGTTGCAACGGCTGAAAAGGAGGAACTGCTGGTGCGCGAATTGTCGCAGTCGCTCCCCGGAGGCATCGAGGTGGAACTGGACGGGCGATACCGGGCCATGTTTTCCTACAAGATCAAGAACTACGCCCTGCTGGGATACGATGGGAAAATGACCGTCAAAGGTAGCGGCCTCAGATCCAGGGGTATAGAAAAATACCTGCGGGCGTTCATGGAAGAGATCATCAGGCTGCTTCTTGCCGGCGAAGGGGCGAAGGTGGAGGCGGTATACCGGGATTACACGCAAAAGCTGCGCGACCACGAATTCGGCATCTCCTGGCTGGCAAAGAGCGAAACGCTCGGCGAGTCGCTGGCCGTTTATCGGGAAAAGGTTCGGGCGGGGAAGCGTAATCCGGCAGCGGCGTATGAGATAGCCACCAAGTCGCCACGGGAATTCAGGGCCGGCGACCAGATAAGCTACTACATCAGCGGCCGGAGAAAAGGGGTGACTGCCTACGAAAACTGCCGGCCCATAGCGGACTACGACCCGGCCCATCCCGACGAGAATACCGATTACTACATGGATAAGCTGAAGCAGTTGCACAAGAAATTTGCCCGATTTCTACCGGGGGAAAAGTTGCTGTTCGACTGA
- a CDS encoding exosortase system-associated protein, TIGR04073 family: MSVKPFFCVVALLYGILVSGVQDRAWADDYRTLENASPQEVVDAMATKAARGIANTTTGWLELPKQIYLTFKEDGVAKGITIGPLKGIGMTLVRTVSGVAEAATFFVAYPGFYDPIFDPAFVWQKE, from the coding sequence ATGTCAGTTAAGCCGTTTTTCTGTGTGGTTGCGCTCTTGTACGGAATCCTTGTTTCGGGGGTGCAGGATAGGGCTTGGGCGGATGACTATCGCACCCTTGAAAATGCATCGCCGCAGGAGGTTGTGGATGCCATGGCCACCAAAGCAGCTCGTGGCATTGCCAACACAACCACCGGTTGGCTGGAGCTTCCCAAACAGATATATCTGACGTTTAAAGAGGATGGGGTGGCAAAGGGGATTACTATCGGGCCGCTGAAAGGGATAGGGATGACTCTGGTCAGGACGGTGTCGGGGGTTGCTGAGGCGGCCACCTTTTTCGTTGCCTATCCCGGTTTCTATGACCCCATTTTTGACCCGGCTTTTGTCTGGCAAAAAGAGTAA